The proteins below come from a single Salvelinus alpinus chromosome 18, SLU_Salpinus.1, whole genome shotgun sequence genomic window:
- the LOC139543741 gene encoding stearoyl-CoA desaturase 5-like, which translates to MVSVPDAVVLQDGETVVEEPMGPEDCSEMAMEARCRAGDEKADRWRSLGIIWRNVILMALLHIGAVYSILVIPRAKPLTWVWSYVCFIVTALGVTAGAHRLWSHRSYRAKLPLRVFLAAANSMAFQNDIYEWARDHRVHHKFSETDADPHNATRGFFFAHIGWLFVRKHRDVIEKGRKLDVTDLLADPVVQFQRRYYKTSVLIMCFLVPTVVPWYFWGETLWNSYFLASILRYTVSLNVTWLVNSAAHMYGNRPYDQNISPRENRWVTFGAIGEGFHNFHHTFPFDYSTSEFGLRFNPTTCFIDLMCWMSLASNRKKASVETIQSRKLRTGDGSYGAVNSTQDKEA; encoded by the exons ATGGTGAGTGTTCCGGACGCAGTTGTTCTTCAAGATGGGGAGACTGTAGTCGAGGAGCCAATGGGACCTGAGGACTGCAGCGAGATGGCGATGGAAGCTCGGTGTCGGGCTGGAGATGAGAAGGCTGACCGGTGGCGGTCTCTGGGAATCATATGGAGAAACGTTATCCTCATGGCCCTTCTGCACATCGGGGCGGTTTATTCCATCCTTGTTATCCCCAGAGCGAAGCCCCTTACCTGGGTCTGGT CCTATGTGTGTTTCATCGTGACAGCCCTGGGGGTGACAGCAGGGGCCCATCGGCTGTGGAGCCACCGCTCCTACAGGGCCAAGCTTCCTCTCAGAGTCTTCCTCGCAGCAGCCAACTCCATGGCCTTCCAG aATGACATCTATGAGTGGGCGAGAGACCACCGTGTGCACCACAAGTTCTCAGAGACAGATGCAGACCCCCACAATGCAACACGAGGCTTTTTCTTCGCTCACATTGGCTGGCTGTTTGTGCGTAAACACCGCGATGTCATCGAGAAGGGAAGAAAGCTGGACGTCACTGATCTCTTGGCTGACCCCGTGGTCCAGTTCCAGAGAAG GTATTATAAGACCTCAGTCCTGATCATGTGCTTCCTGGTTCCCACTGTGGTTCCCTGGTACTTTTGGGGTGAGACACTGTGGAACTCCTACTTCCTGGCATCCATCTTGCGTTACACGGTCTCGCTCAACGTCACCTGGCTGGTGAACAGCGCCGCCCACATGTACGGGAACCGGCCGTACGACCAGAACATCAGCCCCCGCGAGAACCGCTGGGTCACCTTCGGAGCCATCG GTGAGGGTTTCCACAACTTCCACCACACTTTCCCCTTTGACTACTCGACCAGTGAGTTCGGCCTGCGCTTCAACCCCACCACCTGTTTTATCGACCTCATGTGCTGGATGAGCCTAGCCAGCAACCGCAAGAAAGCCTCCGTGGAAACAATACAGTCCAGGAAACTAAGGACAGGGGATGGGAGCTACGGAGCGGTCAACAGCACACAAGATAAAGAAGCATGA